One region of Tamandua tetradactyla isolate mTamTet1 chromosome 6, mTamTet1.pri, whole genome shotgun sequence genomic DNA includes:
- the PKIA gene encoding cAMP-dependent protein kinase inhibitor alpha, with protein MTDVETTYADFIASGRTGRRNAIHDILVSSASGNSNELALKLAGLDINKTEGEEDAQRNSTEQSGEVQGEAAKSES; from the exons ATGACTGATGTGGAAACTACATATGCAGATTTTATCGCTTCAGGAAGAACAGGTAGAagaaatgcaatacatgatatcCTGGTCTCCTCTGCAAGTGGCAACAGCAATGAATTAGCCTTGAAATTAGCTGGTCTTGATATCAACAAGACAG AAGGTGAAGAAGATGCACAACGAAATTCGACAGAACAAAGTGGGGAAGTCCAGGGGGAAGCAGCAAAATCCGAAAGCTAA